A single Roseinatronobacter monicus DNA region contains:
- a CDS encoding type VI secretion system Vgr family protein, translating to MSLFEQLSSLAQRFLDQDQDLAFGFEAAAGRFTVVGFSVQEAINTPFEIVVDLASLDPDIDLAALLDAPACLGLYSKYQTPRHFHGIVTDAMRGDSGYRRTFYTLVLRPSLSRLDHGSDWRIWQDMTVPEVAAQLLSEQGVTDVDWRLAETYLPREYLTQAGETNRAFLERILAEEGIFYAFAHSPDGHKLIVTDAPLAMPMIADPVLAYNANPGGQSRGVWVSRFSQTERLRASHYAMEDYTFHNPPAGMGTLAVGERLDGLKGRYEHFAYPGRYKDPASVGNRFTRHRIEAERVDATTGAGETNCLHLNAAFQMTLAAHTDPRANSRHRLLAVSHSGQQSAALEEDAGDAPTTYSASFVTQPGHLPYRPAVPRKPVVDGPQMAVVTGPPGEEIYCDNFGRVKVQFEWNRHTPADEHSSCWIRVSQNWGGGGWGHMAIPRIGQEVIVDFFDGDADQPIITGRTYNARNRPPYKLPEHKTRMTIKSDTHKGTGFNELRFEDEAGREEVFLHAQKDRNEKTRNNHTERIDNNWVQSVGAEKVIEVGDNHIERIGGNVFISVGPSNLGQMFSRGLQTLTEGIGKVASALGLPGVINPGTGNYALTVEKSKTEAVGVLSSETVGSHKYISAGQQISLNAGTNVTVTANRVLDLSAHSLVAIKVGKSVLTMHKDGRVILSGKSFKIDMEDKIDAKAGEIRLN from the coding sequence ATGAGCTTATTTGAGCAGCTTTCCAGCCTTGCGCAGCGGTTTCTGGATCAGGATCAGGATCTGGCCTTCGGGTTTGAAGCGGCGGCGGGGCGGTTCACGGTTGTGGGGTTCTCGGTGCAAGAGGCGATCAACACGCCCTTCGAGATCGTTGTGGATCTGGCCTCATTGGACCCTGATATCGATCTGGCAGCCCTGCTGGATGCGCCGGCCTGTCTGGGATTGTATAGCAAATACCAGACCCCGCGTCATTTCCACGGGATTGTCACAGATGCCATGCGCGGCGATAGCGGGTACCGGCGCACCTTTTATACGCTGGTGCTGCGCCCGAGCCTGTCGCGGCTCGATCATGGCTCGGATTGGCGCATCTGGCAGGATATGACCGTGCCCGAAGTGGCCGCGCAATTGCTGTCCGAACAGGGCGTCACGGATGTGGATTGGCGGCTGGCTGAGACCTATCTGCCGCGCGAATATCTGACCCAGGCGGGCGAGACCAACCGCGCGTTCCTGGAGCGCATTCTGGCCGAGGAAGGGATTTTCTACGCCTTCGCCCATTCGCCCGACGGCCATAAGCTGATCGTGACCGATGCGCCGCTGGCCATGCCGATGATCGCCGATCCGGTGCTGGCCTATAATGCCAATCCCGGCGGGCAGTCGCGCGGGGTCTGGGTCAGCCGCTTCAGTCAGACCGAGCGGCTGCGCGCCTCGCATTATGCGATGGAGGATTACACGTTCCACAACCCCCCCGCCGGGATGGGCACGCTGGCCGTGGGCGAGCGGCTGGACGGGCTGAAAGGGCGCTACGAGCATTTCGCCTATCCGGGCCGCTACAAAGACCCCGCCAGCGTGGGCAACCGCTTCACCCGCCACAGGATCGAGGCTGAGCGGGTCGATGCCACCACTGGCGCGGGTGAGACGAATTGCCTGCATTTGAACGCAGCCTTCCAGATGACGCTGGCCGCCCATACTGACCCGCGCGCCAATAGCCGCCACCGGCTGCTGGCCGTGTCGCATTCGGGCCAGCAATCCGCCGCGCTGGAAGAAGACGCAGGCGACGCGCCCACGACCTATTCCGCCAGCTTCGTCACCCAGCCCGGACATCTGCCCTATCGCCCCGCAGTGCCGCGCAAACCGGTGGTGGACGGGCCGCAAATGGCCGTGGTCACCGGCCCCCCCGGAGAAGAGATTTATTGTGACAATTTTGGCCGCGTGAAGGTCCAATTCGAATGGAATCGCCACACACCTGCCGACGAGCACTCCAGCTGCTGGATCCGCGTCAGCCAGAACTGGGGCGGAGGCGGCTGGGGCCATATGGCCATCCCGCGCATTGGCCAGGAAGTCATCGTGGATTTCTTCGACGGGGATGCCGACCAACCCATCATCACCGGACGTACCTACAACGCCCGCAACCGCCCTCCTTACAAACTGCCCGAACACAAGACCCGCATGACCATCAAGTCCGACACCCACAAGGGGACAGGGTTCAACGAGCTGCGGTTTGAGGATGAGGCCGGGCGGGAGGAAGTGTTCCTGCATGCGCAGAAGGACAGGAACGAGAAGACCCGTAACAACCACACCGAGCGCATCGACAATAACTGGGTGCAGAGTGTAGGTGCGGAAAAGGTCATAGAGGTCGGAGACAATCACATCGAACGTATCGGTGGAAATGTTTTCATATCTGTCGGCCCTTCCAATCTTGGGCAAATGTTCTCTCGCGGGCTGCAAACCCTGACGGAAGGCATTGGCAAAGTTGCGAGTGCCCTTGGACTGCCCGGTGTGATCAATCCAGGGACGGGCAACTACGCCTTGACCGTGGAAAAAAGCAAGACCGAGGCTGTTGGCGTGTTGTCATCGGAAACTGTGGGCTCGCATAAATACATCAGCGCCGGTCAACAAATCAGCCTGAATGCGGGCACCAATGTGACGGTGACCGCAAATAGAGTGCTGGATCTTTCCGCTCATTCTCTGGTGGCAATCAAGGTGGGGAAATCGGTTTTGACGATGCATAAGGATGGGCGAGTTATCTTGTCGGGGAAATCTTTCAAGATCGATATGGAAGACAAGATAGACGCCAAAGCAGGCGAGATAAGGTTGAACTGA
- the istB gene encoding IS21-like element helper ATPase IstB → MLSALRLPSFHKLWQEIATRADTEGWPAARFLAVLAEYELAERDMRRMRRHLNESQLPAGKTLATFDFKALPTLPRARVEALAAGDWLDGGANLIAIGNSGTGKTHILCAIGHALIEAGHRVFYTRTSDLVQRLQAARRDLVLEAALAKLDKFDLIILDDITYAHKDQAETGVLFELIARRYEYRSIAIAANQPFSGWDQIFPDKAMTVAAIDRLVHHASILEMNAQSFRQRSAAANMKMQNEASATTKNDNQEEGKNLT, encoded by the coding sequence ATGCTGAGCGCCCTGCGCTTACCCAGCTTCCACAAGCTATGGCAGGAAATCGCCACACGAGCCGATACCGAAGGCTGGCCGGCTGCGCGCTTCCTGGCCGTGCTGGCCGAATACGAACTCGCCGAGCGGGACATGCGCCGCATGCGCCGTCATCTGAATGAATCCCAGCTCCCAGCTGGAAAGACTTTGGCAACCTTCGATTTCAAAGCTCTGCCTACCTTACCACGCGCCCGGGTCGAAGCTCTGGCTGCGGGAGATTGGTTGGACGGCGGCGCAAACCTGATCGCCATTGGCAACTCCGGCACGGGCAAGACCCACATTCTCTGTGCCATTGGCCATGCCCTGATCGAAGCAGGCCATAGGGTCTTCTATACCCGGACCAGCGATCTTGTCCAAAGACTGCAAGCCGCACGTCGGGATCTGGTGCTCGAAGCAGCTTTGGCCAAGCTCGACAAATTTGACCTGATCATCCTTGATGACATTACCTATGCCCACAAGGATCAGGCCGAAACCGGGGTGCTCTTCGAACTGATTGCCCGGCGATACGAATATCGCAGCATCGCCATCGCGGCCAATCAGCCGTTCAGTGGATGGGATCAAATCTTTCCCGACAAAGCCATGACCGTCGCGGCCATCGACCGACTTGTCCACCATGCCAGCATTCTTGAGATGAATGCGCAAAGCTTTCGCCAAAGAAGCGCTGCGGCCAACATGAAAATGCAAAACGAAGCCTCAGCGACAACCAAAAACGACAACCAAGAAGAAGGAAAAAACCTGACCTAA
- a CDS encoding PAAR domain-containing protein has protein sequence MPAISRKGDSASGHGCFPPTSAVSASPNVYINDIPALRQGDAVAAHGCGKCPPHPRSVAGGSATVFVNGRPVARLGDSVDCGGAMAAASGNVYAGG, from the coding sequence ATGCCCGCCATTTCACGCAAGGGCGATAGTGCATCCGGACATGGTTGCTTTCCGCCAACATCGGCAGTATCTGCAAGCCCGAATGTCTATATCAACGACATCCCAGCCTTGCGGCAGGGGGATGCGGTCGCTGCGCACGGGTGTGGCAAATGCCCCCCACATCCCCGCAGTGTGGCAGGTGGGTCCGCAACTGTGTTTGTCAATGGTCGCCCCGTTGCCAGATTGGGCGATTCTGTAGATTGCGGCGGTGCGATGGCAGCAGCTTCAGGAAATGTCTATGCCGGAGGATAA